TGTCTGTAATTGCTTTGAAAATTCAATCCAAAATACATAAAGATCCatctttacaaaacaatttcatttttcaatcATTGCaacttaattatgtaattaacttaaaatcGAGAACaggttttattgttgttaataaagtatattataatgggaatacaaattttttacttaaaaaaaaacactatacaGTAAAAATCCAACATCATAGTAATAACCACTtgtaagtttacattttaaagaaagCTAGGATATAATTTTAGAGTGGTCAAAGTCATTTTACATAATCATAATTGAaagaaaatttgatttgaaagaattgatttcATATTCAAGTTATTTTACTAATAGGAcattcatatttttcaattaccAAAAACTTGTGTCTGGAGGACAATTTAAAGGTAATATGATAGAAACGACAATATGACGCTAGATTTTAAGGTTCACATAGATACGATATTCTTCAAATAGATTCACATGAATACGATATTcttcaaaatatacataatacacaAGTGAAGGCTCATTTCAGGCAAAAATGTTGATCAAAAGAGATAAtaatgttcaaagtttaaaaaaattagaaacactcTCAAACCACATACCATGTATCCAAgcaaatggaataaaattataagacTAACTTATATTGGtaaaaagcattaaaagttttaaccattcttaaacaaaaattattaaaaatactatcaaaaccaattcttgaataaaatataaaacaacagttggcaataaaaacaaaacataccatAACATTAACCTATACAACCAAATTTTTGGAAACATCTTAATCATTACACCTATTATGTTTTTCAGTTGATGTGTTTTTGATCACCATATTAAAGAATGAGCTGATCTTTAAAACTACTTGAAAAcactttgtttcaaaataatgattGAAAATACGTAATTTTGGATAAACTGCTTGAACggtaattaaaaagataaattagaAATGTTACAAATGTTCACATTGTCCAATCttccataaattttaaacaatacaacaatTCTGATTATCAACTAAAGATGGGCACAAATTTGATTCATAATAGTGATTTAACATTTTGATGTACTCAATCCCAGATTTGGATTTAACACTTTCATCTTAATAGCATTCTTGAGGGTTCCTCAAaggaaaatattaatgatttctTCAAGAATTTGTAATAGCAACACGAATAACATCGTTTTTAACAATGTTGTACGTATAACTACGGATTATGTGAAGACTATTATGAATAATTGCCTTTATCACAACACAAAACATATAACTAATTGATCTGTTTGGAAAtcgttgaaatattaaaaaaaaattaaattctcagaaatctttgttaaaataatatagtctgagtaacactaataaatatttaactacaggAAATGTACGCTTTAGTTATACAGTACATTGTTTTAGCCTTATTATTTAAAccgtaaaagtaattttttaggaACGCGTTGATTTAGAAAGATTTACACTGATAGAAGTAATTTGAATAATCGTAACTTTCTCCAGAGCTAATTACTTACACAATATCAAAATGGAGACTGAGAAGGCTTGCTAGGTAAATTAAAAACACTCATGAACTGTATGGAAACACGTGGTACACAGTTTTATTCAATCAGTTCTCAATCGAACCGACTGAATTTTAGTTGTTCTATCTGCGAGGGTTTCGCCCTCTCGGTCTGAACCCACCACCCCTTGACCCCCCTCTTCCCCTCCCCCGCATTCTCCTTCCCCTATCCATCCCTCTGCCGCCACGAGGACTACCTCTACTTCTCGGACCTCTGGGGAACTTCTTCTGCTGGTAAGACTGTTGCTGGTACCTCCTGTCTCCATTACGATAATCTTCATCCATCGGTTCATCTTCGTCCATGCCCTCGTCATTCCAGTCGTAACTGTCTCTGAAACGTTCCTCATTGTTCCACTGATCACCGTCTCCATCACCATCGTCGTCATAATCGCCGTTCCCAAAGGACGCCCGCATATCCTGATCCTCGGGAAAGCTCGACCTGGTGTCCTCCTGATCGTTGATGAACCCTTGGTTCCTCCCCCGGAAAGGCGGTGGGGATCGATCTTGTCTGCCTCTCATTCCGAAGTCAGGCCTAAACGGCTCCCCAGGACCTCTGTACATGTCCTCTCTGAAGTCCGGCGTCCTGTTGAACTCTCTGCTCGGCATCGGACGTTGGAAGTCTCTATTCTGATTCTGGATATCGTGTGGGAAGCCTTGCCGGAAGTTGTCTGGAGGACGGAATGGTTCTGGTGGCGCCATGGAGCGGAACATTTCTCCTTGTTGGGGTGAAGGTAGGGGAGGTGGAGGTCGTAGCCTCTGCTCCTCAAGACCCGGGAACGATGGGGGAGGTTGCATCAACAGATGCCTCATGTCTTGATCCTGAGAACCTGTACAACATACACTATTGAGATTCTCCCGTCTTCATTAGGATTTTCTATAAATCCTAAGAAAACTCAAATTGAAGAAAGTTTTTATATGATAGGAAGAACAGTCTTATCTTTATCATCTTTCTTTTCTACTTCATAGGGACATtgaaaagaaaacacaaaaattggATATTCTCTGCCCATTGGACACAAACAGATTATGTTTGAAACAGATTATGTTTTGTCCATTTCTACAAATTAAGAACACAAaaggattataaaaaaaaacaaagagcaAAGTTCTTTTTAATATCTCTATGAAGATTACCAAACGCCGTGGCGCACATGCTCAATGTTCCAAAGTCTAGAGGGGTGAGGCTGAAAAGTCCGCCGCACGGCCCTAACCTACCACAAATAGACTCAAGTGTCAGACAGAGTACAGACCACTCAACCGTAGAAGTGTCACTACAGTGCACTTCACTTAAAGAAGCGGCCttcttaaaattctatattttaggCTGGTAGTATCAAAACTGTGATTAGTGTGGACTGTACTCTGTATGTAGAGTGGAGAGGGAAGGGTAGCTCGGTATGTAACATGATTGCGTTACTGTGCTAAACAAAAGTCAACAGCCTAACCTAGATTTTTACATTCTCACTCTTAGTGACAGACTTACGCACGTGGTTTGGGTTTGTAATCCTCAGTTCAATTATATCTCTGTCTAAAAAGAGAAAAGTTGATTGCCAGTACTGAGTGTTTAATGTTTAAGGAAGTGTGTCGAGTACTTTGTGGTTGAAAACAACACCGCTTTGTGTTTGATttgtgatgaaaatataaatgtgtttaaatagtatacaattatagacattacaaaacaaaacattgtagAAGCATATATGCTTAACACGTTTACGACGACGTGTATCTCTTCGGGTACTCGATTTTTCGTAGAGCGTGTTGTGCGCCTGATGGGGATATACGTTGCTGTGCATTTCctcattgtattttaattgtttgcctgtcttggtggtttgttaaatgtgtatGTTCGTTGGGGACGCCATTGCTcgatttttaaggtaaattaatttttaggtacTCCTTGGGGTACACGgagaaacattgaaataaattttttgtgcaaaattgcgaaCCCTAACTTACATATATTTTTCgttatacttagacgtttaacgtaaaaaaaaactattacaattttttgccattataattgaaaaatttgacggcaaataaaaaagtccTGAAATAAGCGTTGTCATGAACTTGTTAAATTATAGGTCAGTCACAAGCagaaaaagtacaatatttgaaaaaatgtacgCAATCTCAACGTGGATAAACATTAGAAAGAGGTTGCTGTTTGAGGAAGTTTCAACAAATGTCAACAATTAGTTAAAGCTAGCAAGCCTTTTCATGACGGTAGTAAGTAAAAACTTAATGACCGTTGAGGAGGTTTGTCTCCAAAATCATAAAATACTTTAACTCACTCTGCTTGTCTCCAAATACAGTTGTGGACCgatgtaaaagttattttatgtgGAAAATATAGGCAATGACTGACATTACTCACCAGTTTTTAAGACGCTTgcaggggaaaaaaaaaaaacaatttgggaTCACTTTGGGTGCAACAACAGCAGAATAGTTACAACTAAAATCCCAAAAGTTAATATTGACTACACATTTTTAGCACTTCAACTTGAGCTGTTAAACTTGCTGCAAATAAGGAGTTAAAAGAGTAATACAAGGCATGCTACAAGAATACACATCTTCCATTTTAAAGTTCGGGTTTAAAATGTGTTTCGTACTGTAGGCTCGTTAATTAATTGCCCTGATCAATAGTTTATTTGTAATCAACCGGCAAATTGTTAAAATCCACGATTTTACATTTCTCTTTATGTGTCTGAGTGATCAtttcaaaagttagtttttcgATCAGAATGTCACTAAACtaatttctcaaaaaattatttttgtgaaatccAATTACAGAGCCAACCTTTCCGAAGAACACCTAAAATCTATTTTGATGATAGAGCTGTCGATACGGACTGACACTGTTGGCCAAAAACACCTGCACAAATATCTCACATAAAAAAAGAAAGGCCAAGTGGTGTAACCgatgttttgtcaacatttaaaaagaatattaatttgaataaataaattaatggattttgtataataatactgATAGTTCGGAACCTACTAAATCGGCTCAGTTACTGCAGAACGTTCAATTCTTGGTAGTTAGTTGGTCTGAACGTATTGTCTTACAATGTGAACGTACTTGGAGATCACTGAACATTTGTACGCACCTAACAGAGGCTGCTGTGACTGGGACTGCTGAGTGTCTTCACTTCTGTTGCTGTTCTGCCAAGAATCTTCATGGTCCGCCTGCAGCAGAAAACACCATCAAACTAATTGCTCATTAATTAAGCAAATACACAGTCCACTAAAAATATAACATCCTTGCAGGATCAGCTGTCTGAAGCCTCTTTTTCTAACCATTGAACCATTTACTCTTCTTACACAAgaagaattatatttgtaattttgtcaATATCAAGAGGTTCCATGAGTAATTACGTGATAAAAAAACTGAActgttagattttaattttcatgtaataaattgtagagacatattttactgttaaatattaaCATTGCAAGATAACctaaattaaatcaaacttaattACCTTGAATGAAgatactgaaaatattattatatagctGAATAAAACTTTGTGTACATCAagataaatacaaagaaataaacaacatttatttaatagttcaatatttttaaacatggaGTGTCAAACAGCAAAGAAGACCAAGTGTTGAGTCCAGAGATTTTAAATAGCAATGtaaagaatatgttttaattattgtgcTTCCCAGTTACTCTGCAAGTAGGCCAATGTTTTAAGTAAGCACTTtttcatacaaacataaaaaatacaacattatttattaatacaaccattacaatattatacattgcTATgtctattttctttaatttaggtATTCTGAATTTTGCGtatgtcatatttaaaaaacatacccATACAATTTggtaaacttgttttatatattttacgtcacacatttttgttgcaaatattattttttgttctttcattttttacttatattggGTAATTCTTGTTGCTCAGCAGAGCATGGACGTCTAGGACAATCATTCTATACAAGGGCGTAGCCAGTAAGGGGGTCCAAAGCCCTTGGACCccctcaaattttcaattttttttcaattacttttttaattaacgagtattattatttaaataattcagtattactaacatgtactactgaaagatcgttctcaataaagaaacaggtcaagacttttttaaggaacaaaatggggccttgcCTCTGTCCAATACAGAAAAAATCTGTTGTTTAGACCCTCCAAAAttatttcctggctacgttcttaaATCTATAGGTTCTATGTTATTCTTACAGAAGTGGAGTCTTGGTTCTCGTTGTCGGGGACAGGGGTAGAGGACGCAGGTTTGGACTCGTCGTCACTCAGGTCCATGTAAGGCCTGACATCGTTCAGCTCCTCCACTGCACCCGAATTGATGAACCGAGCAAACGCTTCTGAGCCCTTCTTGATGGCTAACGTCAGGTCGTCCGTTGCTGTAACATACCACAGTTTTCACAATTAGTTTTGCTCATTTGATGTTTTGATGGACAAGAAACAATCATGTCCCGGACGCTCTCAAGAATTAGACAGAATGCAGTTAAAAATATATGGGATTCTGACAACTGACTGACGGGATTGTCTCCTCTCCTCTCCAAACTAAAGATAGAAAAATTCGTTTTCATAAGtaattatcctatttttattaatttttgttcactcaatatttttatttgttctgtCTACTTTCTCTACAATATTGCTAATTATCAGAATTCTTAAGCCATATCCATAAGTTATTCTACATCAAACAacttctttcaattaaaaaatgtatacaattaatcTACACACTGCTCAAGTTAAAATTCTAATTCTAAAAAGTTCAACttgagtctacgcacaggccattaaggcccatgtagacTTTTTTCccaagttatttttaatgtatgtatatatatttatatatatatatatatataatatataatgtatgtatatatattttttattttatttctctctttatttcaatatatggatTATGTGATATAAgactttttaacattatttagcgttaaattatttaattttaactattttgaattgtattacttgaatattattgtatattttattaccattagatatccaaatgctacatttgttttctttttcaatacaaaatatttacttctgtttttcagtattttgtggaaataaatggtattttgtggaaataaatgtgattttatttctttaaataaattaaaaaaccaccTACTTTACCAAAATAAACTATATCCttctaatgtatttaatgtataactgtgatttaatatatttttaattactaaattttattatttatatcaccaAGTTTACTGTGACACAACCGATCCAGTTCACTTGACTAAAAATTACCCAAACTTGGCTAACTAACTGTACATCAAAACTACACAACAGTATGAAGACAAGGTTAAAGACACAGAGACACAAGATGACAACACAAACAACTATCAATCAGAACgaagaatatattacattacCATCCGTCGGAATCTGTCACACTTAACTCATGTGCACACAGTACAAAAGTCATTTAAGCGTTTTACGTAACCAAACCAAAATGAAATGGAAGCAATACTGTATTTAGGTACAAAGATTTATAAACagcataaatttatattttattcaaaagtattaatttacagatatttaaatttaaatattctgcttGATGACTAGACCATTGGTCTCCAAAGGGTTGATGTTTTCAAGAATGAGAGTAATTGCaggttatttacaaaactaaacgTTTCAATTCACTTGTCCACAATAAGTAAGAGTTCAGCAGTCCTACTAAACTACTACTAGTTAGTACTCAAAGAACTACTACAAGCCCCAGTAGCCTATACCAACATCTCACCTTTTTTGTCATTTACATGAATtgcaataaatattgtaataactactTACGGTAATCACTTAATTGATAGTACCAATCATGCAAAATGCAACAAGTGAAATGATTGTTAAATTTtacgttttgtttaaaatacgtttttggcTGCTTTTTAACAGCGTTCGAACACTAACGGGTAACAATCACGTGCACTTCATGCTTTCTAATAAATCTACGATATTACTTAGTTATTTTAATCATCTGAGTTAATAGAATGAGAACCAAACCAGCACACTCCACAAAAGCACAACAGCACCATAGACAATCAAAGGACAAACTACAATATTACTTGGTTATTTTAATCATCTGAGTTAATAGAATGACAACCAAACCAGCACACTCCACAAAAGAACAACAGCACCATGCACAGTTAGACAATCAGAAGGACGAAAGTGGAtagcctaataataaaaattagttacttACGTTTCAGATCAATTTGTTTCCCGTAAATGATCAAACTTTCTGGTTCAATTTCTGCCAACGGGATAACTCCAGGTTGATTTACGATCAACTGATTGATGAGTTCAATGGGGTCAAATCCATCCTTATCATCTGTGAAAATCTCCAAACTTAATCCAGAGAAAGCGTAATGGGTAGGGATCAAGGAGGAGTTACTACCAAGGGAAAAGACGAATTGACGGAATCCTTGGAGATAAGGACACGATCATCAAGCAATAGGAAAGTATATACTGGGAAACACGGGATTACAGAAAAACCAACGGTGGGAAACGAGTTAACTAGTTTGTAGATGACTGGATTGGGTTTTGGTTTATGGAAACGAAATCACTACGTGGAAGTTAAAGGCTGAAACATATTCTAAAAAACATagaaacagataaaaaataatgCATCAACATTGAACTGTACTTAAGAAAGACTTCTTAAGCGCAATTTGTATCTAAGTACTATACAAACttaacacacaaaaattatatatattatctttttataggaaataaagaaattcattatttttgaaagttGACTATTACTTCATCTGAAGTGGATCTTGTCAAATCCGAATTTCACTCATAAAAGACATCCAAGAGAATCTCAAATTAGCAAAAAATTTAACCTATGTTTTTTAATACGGTATCATTTActgtcaagaaaaaaataaatataaacaaattaactcCTAACCTACATAGATagattacttttaattatttcagaGATGCCTAATgtttaatgattgtaaaaattgtactttaagtataattaattagcAACTAAAAATATGCTAGACAGACTCGTACGCCGGCAACTTCACTTCCAGAAGCCTTTACAAATACGATTCTTGTTATCTGATTTCTCTACTGTACCGTATTTTTGTATGGCattgtagaaaattattattacgtcATAAAGCACTTCAATGACAATAtcaaggaaatattatttttgtttacttggTACGATATTAgagaatagaattttactttattaagaaCTATTACAGCCCCCACTAAAACTGAGTTACTCATACCATCACCAACAGCAGCGTGGTTCCAATGGGCTTGAAAGTTCTTCGGGATTGGTTTAGAATACGGCACCTGAAAATCAATCACAGTGTGATATAAAACTGtacgtaaaaattaataataattaaaggcaCAGATGGATTAAACTGAAATcttaaatcaagtttaaaatattattttattacataaatattaacccttttagtttGAAAAACTAAGTTAAGTTATAAAAACTACAGAAAAATGCCAATGTCCAAATGTACAAACATTGTGAAAACTACCGAAGAAATGAAAATGTCTTTATATACGAACGTTCACAAAAAAATTCTaccacaatattttgttaatgcattatactttttgtatatataGAATCAGAATGAACTAAATATATtaccaagaaaaaatatttatagcaattttgtaagattaattagctattttgttttaaatttagtgtaaagcaagataaaaaaaataaaaatttacaacataacttctacagtttataacatattaatcaaagatttttatcattttatttagttaaacttTCTATTTCACGTGATAttgtgttttatagtaaaatattttttctaccgTTAATctggaaaaaatgtataatttaaatatttttattttttaaaacaatac
This genomic stretch from Homalodisca vitripennis isolate AUS2020 chromosome 6, UT_GWSS_2.1, whole genome shotgun sequence harbors:
- the LOC124365347 gene encoding LOW QUALITY PROTEIN: pre-mRNA 3' end processing protein WDR33-like (The sequence of the model RefSeq protein was modified relative to this genomic sequence to represent the inferred CDS: inserted 1 base in 1 codon), which produces MTVSSQPISFSPSDSKFATCSDDGTIKXWDFQRCQEERTLRGHGADVKCVHWHPQKGLVISGSKDNQQPVKLWDPKTGQSLATLHAHKSTVMDVKWNNNGNWLVTASRDHLLKLFDVRNLSSEVQTFRGHKKESSSVAWHPYHEGLFCSGGSDGAILFWHVGADKEVGAIEQAHDSIVWTLAWHPLGHILCSGSNDHSSKFWTRNRPGDLMRDKYNLNTLPANMSGLDENEIDDLSVIPGMGPEDKVETINPASDNSGAIPGLDIDSTDEKVKVVLKKVPYSKPIPKNFQAHWNHAAVGDDDKDGFDPIELINQLIVNQPGVIPLAEIEPESLIIYGKQIDLKPTDDLTLAIKKGSEAFARFINSGAVEELNDVRPYMDLSDDESKPASSTPVPDNENQDSTSADHEDSWQNSNRSEDTQQSQSQQPLLGSQDQDMRHLLMQPPPSFPGLEEQRLRPPPPLPSPQQGEMFRSMAPPEPFRPPDNFRQGFPHDIQNQNRDFQRPMPSREFNRTPDFREDMYRGPGEPFRPDFGMRGRQDRSPPPFRGRNQGFINDQEDTRSSFPEDQDMRASFGNGDYDDDGDGDGDQWNNEERFRDSYDWNDEGMDEDEPMDEDYRNGDRRYQQQSYQQKKFPRGPRSRGSPRGGRGMDRGRRMRGRGRGGSRGGGFRPRGRNPRR